The Streptomyces avermitilis MA-4680 = NBRC 14893 genome contains a region encoding:
- a CDS encoding caspase family protein, with protein MAHGISLHIGLNGVDRTKYGGWDGKLIACENDARDMEQLAKEAGIKERTTLLTPEATVDNITAELRKAAKVLTAGDLLLFSYSGHGGQVPDLNGPEDESDRLDETMCFFDREYIDDELYKEFEGFAEGVRILCFLDCCHSGSGIRVREILSPEAMEEQFQTTDPNQVETTARIMPLDMQAEMYDRNKEFFDDIQRKLNAKDNRDLGATALLISACQDNQLAADGLRNGLFTATVLQVWNGGKFTGGYKAFHREILKQMPAIQSPNLFITGRANNRFITERPFTL; from the coding sequence ATGGCTCATGGCATTTCCCTCCACATCGGACTCAACGGCGTCGACCGCACCAAATACGGTGGGTGGGACGGCAAGCTCATCGCCTGCGAGAACGACGCACGCGACATGGAACAGCTCGCCAAGGAAGCCGGGATCAAAGAGCGCACAACGCTGCTCACCCCCGAGGCGACGGTCGACAACATCACCGCTGAGCTGCGCAAGGCGGCGAAGGTCCTCACAGCCGGCGACCTCCTGCTCTTCAGCTACTCGGGCCACGGCGGGCAGGTACCCGACCTCAATGGCCCCGAGGACGAGTCGGACCGGCTCGACGAGACCATGTGTTTCTTCGACCGGGAGTACATCGACGACGAGCTGTACAAGGAATTCGAGGGATTCGCCGAGGGCGTTCGGATTCTCTGCTTCCTTGACTGCTGCCACAGCGGCAGTGGCATCAGGGTGCGAGAAATTCTCTCGCCGGAGGCCATGGAAGAACAGTTCCAGACGACCGACCCCAACCAGGTCGAGACAACGGCCAGGATCATGCCCCTGGACATGCAGGCTGAGATGTACGACCGGAACAAGGAGTTCTTCGACGACATCCAGCGCAAGCTCAACGCCAAGGACAACCGCGACCTCGGCGCGACCGCCCTGCTCATCTCGGCCTGCCAGGACAATCAGCTGGCAGCCGACGGCCTGCGTAACGGTCTGTTCACCGCGACCGTGCTTCAGGTCTGGAACGGCGGCAAGTTCACGGGCGGGTACAAGGCGTTTCACCGCGAGATCCTCAAGCAGATGCCGGCCATCCAGAGCCCGAATCTGTTCATCACCGGCCGGGCCAACAACCGGTTCATCACGGAGCGGCCTTTCACGCTCTGA
- a CDS encoding sulfite exporter TauE/SafE family protein, with amino-acid sequence MNTMTLWHITPWEFAALAAAALLVGFSKTAVSGANTVSLAIFAAVLPARASTGVLLPILIVGDVLAVLTYRRHAHWPTLWRLFPAVAAGVVFGTLFLVWADDGIVRTSIGAILLLMAAVTVWRRRTADRTGEPEAVATRTGRIKARSYGVLGGFTTMVANAGGPVMSLYLLSAGFRKLGFLGTSAFFFLIVNVSKVPFSVGLGLIDGHSLLLDAALAVFVVPGALIGKWAVNRINQRLFEQLVIAATVVGGAQLLLR; translated from the coding sequence ATGAACACGATGACGCTTTGGCACATAACCCCGTGGGAGTTCGCCGCCCTCGCCGCCGCGGCCCTGCTCGTCGGCTTCTCGAAGACCGCTGTGAGCGGGGCCAACACGGTCAGTCTCGCGATCTTCGCGGCCGTCCTGCCCGCCCGCGCCTCCACCGGCGTACTCCTGCCCATCCTGATCGTCGGTGACGTCCTCGCGGTCCTCACCTACCGGCGGCACGCCCACTGGCCCACGCTGTGGCGGCTGTTCCCGGCCGTCGCGGCGGGCGTCGTGTTCGGCACACTGTTCCTGGTGTGGGCGGACGACGGGATCGTACGGACGTCGATCGGCGCGATCCTGCTGCTGATGGCGGCGGTCACGGTCTGGCGCCGACGGACTGCGGACAGGACCGGGGAACCGGAGGCGGTGGCCACGCGCACGGGCCGGATCAAGGCCCGCTCGTACGGTGTCCTCGGCGGCTTCACCACGATGGTCGCGAACGCGGGCGGCCCGGTGATGTCCCTGTATCTCCTCTCCGCGGGCTTCCGGAAGCTCGGCTTCCTGGGCACCTCGGCGTTCTTCTTCCTCATCGTCAACGTGTCCAAGGTGCCCTTCAGCGTGGGCCTCGGTCTGATCGACGGCCACTCACTGCTGCTGGACGCGGCACTCGCCGTCTTCGTCGTACCGGGCGCCCTCATCGGCAAGTGGGCGGTGAACCGCATCAACCAGCGGCTGTTCGAACAGCTCGTGATCGCGGCGACCGTGGTGGGAGGGGCCCAGCTCCTGCTGCGCTGA
- a CDS encoding cobalt-precorrin-6A reductase — MSLHVLVLGGTTEARELAASLAPRPGVRVTTSLAGRVSRPGTVEGDVRIGGFGGAQGLAAWLGEHRVDAVVDATHPFAAGITANAARAAAATGVPAVVLRRPGWRPGPGDRWHAVASLPAAADLLPELGRRVFLTTGRLGLAAFAHQAELHFVVRSVESPEPPMPPDTEVVLARGPFTVADELGLLREHRVDVLVTKDSGGAATAAKLTAARELGLPVVVVRRPPLPEGVTAVPDVAGALARLGLSLP, encoded by the coding sequence ATGTCCCTGCACGTCCTGGTCCTCGGCGGCACCACCGAGGCACGTGAACTCGCTGCGTCGCTCGCACCGCGCCCCGGTGTGCGCGTGACCACGTCGCTGGCGGGGCGTGTCTCCCGGCCCGGGACGGTGGAAGGGGACGTACGCATCGGTGGGTTCGGCGGGGCGCAGGGGCTGGCCGCGTGGCTGGGCGAGCACCGTGTCGACGCGGTCGTCGACGCCACGCACCCCTTCGCCGCGGGCATCACGGCGAACGCGGCCCGGGCCGCGGCGGCGACCGGAGTGCCGGCGGTCGTCCTGCGCCGGCCGGGCTGGCGGCCGGGGCCCGGGGACCGCTGGCACGCGGTCGCTTCACTCCCGGCGGCTGCGGACCTCCTGCCGGAACTCGGCCGCCGCGTGTTCCTCACCACGGGCCGCCTCGGCCTCGCGGCCTTCGCGCACCAGGCCGAACTGCACTTCGTCGTCCGTTCGGTGGAGTCGCCCGAGCCGCCGATGCCGCCGGACACGGAGGTGGTGCTGGCGCGGGGACCGTTCACGGTGGCCGACGAACTCGGGCTGCTGCGCGAGCACCGCGTCGACGTCCTCGTGACGAAGGACAGCGGGGGAGCGGCGACCGCGGCGAAACTCACCGCCGCGCGGGAACTCGGGCTGCCGGTCGTCGTCGTACGCCGCCCGCCGCTGCCGGAGGGCGTGACCGCCGTCCCGGACGTCGCCGGAGCGCTGGCTCGGCTCGGCCTCAGCCTGCCGTGA
- a CDS encoding DUF309 domain-containing protein — MNGTSEVHADGGRDRDAEGRARNARPRDGLGRPLPYGVDGVARQPEGVVRSPMDTVTEAQALLDAGKPFHAHEVFEDAWKSGPEEESGLWRGLAQLAVGLTHAARGNTTGGARLLRRGAGAVEEWASRAGRDRPYGMDLTDVVAWARDLAADVERDEEAIDAGASAPRLRGSTPR; from the coding sequence ATGAACGGGACATCCGAAGTACATGCGGACGGCGGGCGGGACCGGGACGCGGAGGGGCGGGCGCGGAACGCCAGGCCGCGGGACGGGCTGGGCCGGCCTCTCCCCTACGGGGTGGACGGGGTGGCGCGCCAGCCGGAAGGCGTCGTACGCAGCCCCATGGACACCGTCACCGAGGCGCAGGCCCTGCTGGACGCCGGGAAGCCCTTCCATGCCCACGAGGTGTTCGAGGACGCCTGGAAGTCCGGGCCCGAGGAGGAGAGCGGCCTGTGGCGCGGCCTGGCCCAGCTCGCCGTGGGCCTCACACACGCGGCCCGGGGGAATACGACAGGCGGCGCCCGGCTGCTTCGGCGCGGCGCGGGTGCCGTCGAGGAGTGGGCCTCGCGGGCGGGTCGGGACCGGCCCTACGGCATGGACCTGACGGACGTCGTCGCCTGGGCGCGGGACTTGGCCGCGGACGTGGAACGCGACGAGGAGGCCATCGACGCGGGGGCGTCGGCGCCACGGTTGCGGGGGAGCACGCCCCGGTAG
- a CDS encoding aldo/keto reductase, with product MQFVKLGSTGLDVSRICVGCMSFGLPDRGPHEWTLDEEASRPLIRQALEAGINFFDTANVYSDGTSEEIVGRALADFARREEIVLATKVNGSMHEGPNGHGLSRKAIMTEIDNSLRRLGTDYVDLYQIHRWDPTTPVEETMEALHDVVKAGKARYVGASSMYAWQFSKAQYTARLNGWTRFVSMQNHYNLLYREEEREMLPLCEDQGVGVLPWSPLARGRLTRDRDVTTARSRTDEFGKTLYRQGDDEIVDAVARIAADRGVPRARVALAWLLHQRAVTAPIVGATKPAHLDDAVAALDLELSEKEIEQLEQPYVPRAISGH from the coding sequence ATGCAGTTTGTGAAGCTCGGTTCGACGGGCCTGGATGTGTCCCGGATCTGCGTGGGCTGCATGAGTTTCGGCCTTCCCGACCGTGGGCCCCACGAGTGGACCCTCGACGAGGAGGCCTCGCGGCCGCTGATCCGGCAGGCGCTGGAGGCCGGGATCAACTTCTTCGACACGGCGAACGTCTACTCCGACGGCACCAGCGAGGAGATCGTCGGCCGTGCCCTGGCGGACTTCGCACGCCGTGAGGAGATCGTCCTCGCGACCAAAGTCAACGGCAGCATGCACGAAGGACCCAACGGCCACGGCCTGTCCCGCAAGGCGATCATGACGGAGATCGACAACAGCCTGCGCCGCTTGGGGACCGACTACGTCGACCTGTACCAGATCCACCGCTGGGATCCGACCACCCCCGTCGAGGAGACGATGGAGGCCCTGCATGACGTGGTCAAGGCGGGCAAGGCCCGTTATGTCGGGGCCAGTTCGATGTACGCCTGGCAGTTCTCCAAGGCCCAGTACACCGCCCGGCTGAACGGCTGGACGCGGTTCGTCTCCATGCAGAACCACTACAACCTCCTCTACCGAGAAGAGGAGCGCGAGATGCTGCCGCTGTGCGAGGACCAGGGGGTCGGCGTGCTGCCCTGGAGCCCGTTGGCTCGGGGCCGTCTCACGCGGGATCGCGACGTCACCACCGCCCGCAGCCGGACCGACGAGTTCGGCAAGACCCTGTACCGGCAGGGCGACGACGAGATCGTCGACGCCGTGGCCCGGATCGCCGCCGACCGTGGTGTGCCGCGGGCCCGGGTCGCCCTCGCCTGGCTGCTGCACCAACGCGCGGTGACGGCACCGATCGTCGGCGCCACCAAGCCGGCGCATCTCGACGACGCGGTCGCCGCGCTCGACCTGGAATTGTCCGAGAAGGAGATCGAGCAGTTGGAGCAGCCGTACGTACCCAGGGCCATCAGCGGTCACTGA
- the kstD gene encoding 3-oxosteroid 1-dehydrogenase: protein MSTSADPARRIESLSAVGPSRRRVLGGTGAGLALAAGLPGVGGAADAADLPLLGTYDVVVIGSGAAGMTAALTAAKQGLSCVVVEKAATFGGSAARSGAGIWIPNNPVILAAGVPDTPAKAAAYLAAVVGPDVSADRQRAFLGHGPAMISFVMANSPLRFRWMEGYSDYYPELSGGLPNGRSIEPDQLDGNILGAELAHLNPSYMAVPAGMVVFSADYKWLTLSAVSAKGLAVAAECLARGTKAALLGQKPLTMGQSLAAGLRAGLLAAQVPVWLNTPLTDLYRENGTVTGAVVAKGGSAGLVRARHGVVVGSGGFEHNAAMRDQYQRQPIGTAWTVGAKENTGDGIRAGERAGAALDLMDDAWWGPTIPLPDQPYFCLAERTLPGGLLVNAAGARFVNEAAPYSDVVHTMYERNPTAPDIPAWLIVDQNYRNRYLFKDVAPTLAFPGSWYDSGAAHKAWTLDALAGRIGMPAAALRATVNRFNSLALSGDDTDFQRGDSTYDHYYTDPAIVPNSCLAPLWLAPYYAFKIVPGDLGTKGGLRTDARARVLRADGSVIPGLYAAGNASAAVMGHSYAGAGSTIGPAMTFGYIAALDIAAAAGS, encoded by the coding sequence ATGTCCACAAGTGCGGACCCTGCGAGACGTATCGAATCCCTCTCCGCGGTCGGCCCGTCGCGGCGCCGCGTGCTCGGCGGGACGGGTGCGGGGCTTGCGCTCGCGGCCGGGCTCCCCGGTGTCGGCGGCGCCGCCGACGCGGCCGACCTGCCCCTCCTCGGCACGTACGACGTCGTCGTGATCGGCTCCGGGGCGGCCGGTATGACCGCCGCGCTGACGGCCGCGAAGCAGGGGCTGAGCTGCGTCGTCGTGGAGAAGGCGGCCACCTTCGGGGGCTCGGCGGCGCGGTCCGGCGCGGGCATCTGGATTCCGAACAACCCCGTCATCCTCGCCGCGGGCGTCCCCGACACCCCGGCGAAGGCCGCCGCCTACCTCGCGGCGGTCGTCGGGCCCGACGTCTCCGCCGACCGGCAGCGCGCCTTCCTCGGCCACGGACCCGCCATGATCTCCTTCGTCATGGCGAACAGCCCGCTCCGCTTCCGCTGGATGGAGGGGTACAGCGACTACTACCCCGAGCTCTCCGGCGGGCTGCCGAACGGCCGCTCCATCGAACCCGACCAGCTCGACGGGAACATCCTCGGCGCCGAACTCGCCCACCTGAACCCGTCGTACATGGCCGTCCCGGCCGGCATGGTCGTCTTCAGCGCCGACTACAAGTGGCTCACCCTGTCCGCGGTCAGCGCCAAGGGCCTCGCCGTCGCCGCGGAATGCCTGGCCCGCGGGACCAAGGCGGCCCTCCTCGGCCAGAAGCCCCTCACCATGGGGCAGTCGCTGGCCGCGGGTCTGCGCGCCGGCCTGCTCGCCGCCCAGGTGCCGGTGTGGCTGAACACCCCGCTGACCGATCTGTACCGGGAGAACGGGACGGTCACCGGGGCAGTGGTGGCCAAGGGCGGCTCGGCCGGTCTGGTCAGGGCCCGGCACGGGGTCGTCGTCGGCTCCGGCGGGTTCGAGCACAACGCGGCCATGCGCGACCAGTACCAGCGCCAACCCATCGGCACCGCGTGGACCGTGGGCGCCAAGGAGAACACCGGCGACGGCATCCGGGCCGGCGAGCGGGCTGGCGCCGCGCTCGACCTGATGGACGACGCCTGGTGGGGACCGACGATCCCGCTGCCCGACCAGCCCTACTTCTGTCTTGCCGAACGCACCCTGCCCGGCGGCCTCCTCGTCAACGCCGCCGGAGCGCGGTTCGTCAACGAAGCCGCCCCCTACAGCGACGTCGTCCACACCATGTACGAGCGGAACCCGACCGCCCCGGACATCCCGGCCTGGCTGATCGTCGACCAGAACTACCGCAACCGCTACCTCTTCAAGGACGTCGCGCCGACGCTCGCGTTCCCCGGCTCCTGGTACGACTCCGGCGCCGCGCACAAGGCCTGGACCCTGGACGCCCTCGCCGGGCGGATCGGCATGCCCGCGGCCGCCCTGCGGGCCACCGTCAACCGGTTCAACAGCCTGGCCCTGAGCGGCGACGACACCGACTTCCAGCGCGGCGACAGCACGTACGACCACTACTACACCGACCCCGCGATCGTGCCGAACTCCTGTCTGGCCCCCCTGTGGCTGGCCCCGTACTACGCTTTCAAGATCGTCCCGGGGGATCTCGGCACCAAGGGAGGCCTGCGCACGGACGCACGCGCGCGTGTGCTGCGCGCGGACGGCTCGGTGATCCCCGGCCTGTACGCGGCGGGGAACGCCAGTGCCGCGGTGATGGGGCACAGCTATGCGGGCGCGGGCTCGACGATCGGGCCGGCGATGACCTTCGGGTACATCGCCGCCCTGGACATCGCGGCTGCGGCCGGAAGCTGA
- the cobF gene encoding precorrin-6A synthase (deacetylating) has translation MRKILVIGIGAGDPDQLTLQAVKALRSTDVFFILDKGEVKSDLVQLRRDMLDAHIQEGTYRLVEARDPERDRAAGGAAYSPAVGDWRSARAEIYERLITDELGEDECGAFLVWGDPALYDSTLGILEEILERGAVAFSYDVVPGISSVSALVAKHRTGLNRVARPVQITTGRRLAEGFPEDVDDVVVMLDAHQTFRRYADQDIDIYWGAYIGTPDEILASGPIAEAAPRIELLRAEARERKGWIMDTYLLRRHPRD, from the coding sequence GTGCGAAAGATTCTTGTCATCGGTATCGGTGCGGGCGACCCCGACCAGCTGACCTTGCAGGCGGTCAAGGCGCTGAGGAGCACGGACGTGTTCTTCATCCTGGACAAGGGCGAGGTGAAGTCGGACCTCGTCCAGCTCCGCCGTGACATGCTCGACGCGCACATACAGGAGGGGACGTACCGGCTGGTCGAGGCGCGTGACCCCGAGCGCGACCGGGCCGCCGGCGGCGCCGCGTACTCCCCCGCCGTCGGGGACTGGCGCAGCGCCCGCGCCGAGATCTACGAGCGGCTCATCACCGACGAGCTGGGCGAGGACGAGTGCGGGGCGTTCCTCGTGTGGGGCGACCCCGCGCTGTACGACAGCACGCTCGGCATTCTGGAGGAGATCCTGGAGCGGGGCGCGGTGGCGTTCTCGTACGACGTCGTGCCCGGCATCAGCAGCGTCTCCGCGCTCGTGGCCAAGCACCGCACCGGGCTCAACCGGGTCGCGCGGCCGGTCCAGATCACCACGGGCCGGCGCCTCGCGGAGGGCTTCCCCGAGGATGTCGACGACGTGGTGGTGATGCTCGACGCCCACCAGACCTTCCGGCGGTACGCCGACCAGGACATCGACATCTACTGGGGCGCGTACATAGGCACGCCGGACGAGATCCTCGCCTCCGGCCCCATCGCGGAGGCGGCCCCTCGCATCGAGCTGCTGCGCGCGGAGGCCCGGGAGCGGAAGGGCTGGATCATGGACACGTACTTGCTGCGCAGGCATCCGCGGGATTAG
- a CDS encoding DEAD/DEAH box helicase, whose amino-acid sequence MPAATPAEITEVARCCAVFMPAEPARTGRVAFWRPDGDAPPAVAGGSVEELTVVLPGDEGVERVAVPAVLLSVRAALPVLTRARAAAHTHRATAFWGTAGVLALQLVARGLLLPGLTAGDHDAWRAGPLRAEDLDRIRDLAAAMPPEAHAVPWADTEPLRLPGPEPLLRAFLDAVADTLPRSPAAPLAAGGPAFAAREPQQVPEQRAWAADVAAGHDAGVRISLRVEVPGLASIAPGEAGSAASRAEASARPQERSSPGPEETASTGSAAVHPALRAVLQVHSVSDPALVADASAVWAGARAFGPRARMDVLLALHRAARAWAPLAPLLSAAVPDTVDLADDEAAELLGEGSRMLAAAGVDVHWPKELARPLTARAVIGPPDGGQGKDRAASDVPSFLSADALLAFSWWFALGDQQLTRAELDTLAEANRPLVRLRDQWVLVDPREVRRARAQQDRKVTPIDALSAVLTGSTEVDGRRVDVRATGWLAALRERLAAPEGQAPVAQPAALAATLRDYQLRGLGWLARMTSLGLGGCLADDMGLGKTITLIALHLHRQSDDSAAGPTLVVCPTSLMGNWQREIERFAPGTPVRRFHGSARSLDGVADGGFVLTTYGTMRLDAERLAEARWGMVVADEAQHVKNPYSATARALRTIGAHARVALTGTPVENNLSELWAILDWTTPGLLGTLGSFRTRYAQAVEGGRDPAAAERLARLLGPFLLRRRKSDPGIAPELPPKTETDRTVSLTKEQAGLYEAVVRETLAEISGADSMARRGLIVKLLTGLKQICNHPAQFLKEERPNIAGRSGKLELLDELLDTILSEGAGVLVFTQYVRMARLLERHLAARGVPSQFLHGGTPVHEREAMVHRFQEGEVPVFLLSLKAAGTGLNLTRAEHVVHYDRWWNPAVEAQATDRAYRIGQTRPVQVHRLIAEGTIEDRIADMLLRKRELADAVLGSGESALTELTDAQLADLVELRGGAR is encoded by the coding sequence ATGCCCGCGGCGACCCCCGCCGAGATCACCGAAGTGGCCCGCTGCTGTGCCGTGTTCATGCCCGCCGAACCGGCCCGCACCGGTCGCGTCGCCTTCTGGCGGCCCGACGGCGACGCACCGCCCGCCGTCGCGGGCGGCTCGGTCGAAGAGCTGACCGTCGTTCTGCCCGGCGACGAGGGTGTCGAACGGGTCGCCGTACCGGCCGTGCTGCTGTCGGTGCGTGCCGCTCTGCCGGTCCTCACGCGCGCGCGTGCTGCCGCGCACACCCACCGGGCGACCGCGTTCTGGGGCACCGCCGGAGTGCTCGCGCTGCAACTCGTGGCGCGGGGGCTGCTGCTGCCCGGCCTGACCGCCGGCGACCACGATGCGTGGCGGGCGGGTCCGCTGCGCGCCGAGGACCTGGACCGCATCCGTGACCTGGCCGCCGCGATGCCGCCCGAGGCGCACGCCGTGCCGTGGGCCGACACCGAGCCGCTGCGGCTGCCCGGCCCCGAGCCGCTGCTGCGCGCCTTCCTCGACGCGGTCGCCGACACCCTGCCCCGCTCCCCCGCCGCGCCGCTGGCGGCGGGCGGCCCGGCCTTCGCGGCGCGAGAGCCGCAGCAGGTGCCCGAACAGCGGGCCTGGGCCGCGGACGTCGCCGCCGGGCACGACGCCGGCGTACGGATCTCCCTGCGCGTCGAGGTACCGGGGCTCGCGTCGATCGCACCCGGGGAGGCGGGCTCGGCCGCGTCGCGAGCGGAAGCATCGGCCAGGCCGCAGGAGAGGTCGTCCCCGGGCCCGGAGGAGACGGCGTCGACCGGATCGGCGGCGGTGCACCCCGCCTTGCGCGCCGTACTGCAAGTGCACAGTGTGAGCGACCCCGCGCTCGTTGCGGACGCCTCCGCCGTGTGGGCCGGGGCGCGGGCCTTCGGGCCGCGCGCGCGGATGGACGTCCTGCTCGCGCTGCACCGTGCGGCCCGGGCCTGGGCGCCGCTCGCCCCGCTGCTCTCGGCCGCCGTACCGGACACGGTCGACCTCGCGGACGACGAGGCGGCCGAACTCCTCGGTGAGGGCTCCCGGATGCTGGCCGCGGCCGGTGTCGACGTGCACTGGCCCAAGGAACTCGCGCGCCCGCTGACAGCCCGGGCGGTCATCGGCCCGCCGGACGGCGGGCAGGGGAAGGACCGAGCCGCGTCGGACGTGCCGTCGTTCCTGTCCGCCGACGCGCTGCTCGCCTTCAGCTGGTGGTTCGCGCTGGGCGACCAGCAGCTCACGCGGGCGGAGCTGGACACGCTCGCCGAGGCGAACCGCCCCCTCGTGCGGCTACGCGACCAGTGGGTCCTGGTCGACCCGCGGGAGGTGCGTCGCGCCCGCGCGCAGCAGGACCGCAAGGTCACACCCATCGACGCGCTCAGCGCCGTTCTGACGGGCTCCACGGAGGTCGACGGCCGCCGGGTCGACGTCCGGGCCACGGGATGGCTCGCGGCCCTGCGGGAGCGGCTTGCGGCCCCGGAGGGGCAGGCGCCGGTCGCGCAGCCCGCCGCGCTCGCCGCGACGCTGCGGGACTATCAGCTGCGCGGCCTCGGCTGGCTGGCCCGGATGACCTCACTGGGGCTGGGCGGGTGTCTCGCCGACGACATGGGCCTGGGCAAGACGATCACCCTGATCGCCCTCCATCTGCACCGGCAGTCCGACGATTCGGCGGCCGGCCCGACGCTCGTCGTCTGCCCGACCTCCCTGATGGGCAACTGGCAGCGGGAGATCGAGCGGTTCGCGCCCGGCACGCCGGTGCGCCGCTTCCACGGCTCCGCGCGCAGCCTGGACGGGGTGGCGGACGGCGGGTTCGTACTCACCACGTACGGCACGATGCGCCTCGATGCGGAGCGGCTCGCCGAGGCGCGGTGGGGCATGGTCGTCGCGGACGAGGCACAGCACGTGAAGAACCCCTACTCGGCCACGGCCCGGGCGCTGCGCACGATCGGCGCACACGCGCGCGTGGCGCTCACCGGCACTCCGGTGGAGAACAACCTCTCCGAACTGTGGGCGATCCTCGACTGGACGACACCCGGCCTGCTCGGCACGCTCGGCAGCTTCCGCACGCGGTACGCGCAGGCAGTCGAGGGCGGCCGGGACCCCGCGGCGGCGGAGCGGCTCGCCCGGCTCCTGGGGCCGTTCCTGCTGCGGCGCCGCAAGTCGGATCCGGGTATCGCGCCGGAACTGCCGCCGAAGACCGAGACCGACCGCACCGTGTCACTCACCAAGGAGCAGGCGGGTCTCTACGAGGCGGTGGTGCGCGAGACACTCGCGGAGATCTCCGGCGCCGACAGCATGGCGCGGCGCGGCCTGATCGTGAAGCTGCTGACCGGGCTGAAGCAGATCTGCAACCACCCGGCGCAGTTCCTCAAGGAGGAGCGGCCGAACATCGCGGGCCGCTCCGGAAAGCTGGAACTGCTGGACGAGTTGCTCGACACCATCCTCTCCGAGGGGGCGGGTGTCCTGGTCTTCACGCAGTACGTGCGGATGGCCCGCCTGCTCGAACGGCACCTGGCGGCGCGCGGAGTGCCGTCGCAGTTCCTGCACGGCGGCACGCCCGTCCACGAGCGGGAGGCGATGGTGCACCGCTTCCAGGAGGGCGAAGTGCCCGTCTTCCTGCTGTCGTTGAAGGCCGCCGGAACGGGACTGAACCTGACCCGGGCGGAACACGTCGTGCACTACGACCGCTGGTGGAACCCGGCCGTCGAGGCGCAGGCCACCGACCGCGCCTACCGCATCGGCCAGACCCGGCCGGTGCAGGTGCACCGGCTGATCGCGGAGGGCACCATCGAGGACCGCATCGCCGACATGCTGCTGCGCAAGCGGGAGTTGGCCGATGCCGTGCTCGGTTCCGGGGAGTCCGCGCTGACGGAGCTGACCGATGCCCAACTGGCCGACCTGGTGGAACTGCGAGGGGGCGCACGATGA
- a CDS encoding acyl-CoA desaturase — MPHIAAVATEPPPGTLSGQHAGSEFAPLLRTVKGQGLLERRHGWYAREIALNALALASVVTGVLLMGTSWWVLLLAPVLAVLSTRTAFIGHDAGHSQITGDKSVSRLIGLIHGNLLLGMSYAWWNDKHNRHHANPNHIDKDPDVAADVLVFTSEQARERVGFRRWLTRNQAWLFFPLTLLEGIALKVSGFQDLRRQPPRERTVEALLLVSHVIGYACLLLVSMSPGKALAFAAVHQALFGLHLGLSFAPNHKGMEMPDPDATRLGHLRRQVLTSRNVRGGPLTDWFLGGLNYQIEHHLFPSMPRPHLRLAQPLVRAHCRETGISYVEAGLVDSYRQALRHMREVGEPLRSQYP, encoded by the coding sequence ATGCCCCACATCGCAGCAGTCGCCACGGAGCCACCTCCGGGCACACTCTCCGGACAGCACGCGGGCAGTGAATTCGCGCCCCTGTTGCGCACCGTGAAGGGGCAGGGCCTGCTGGAGCGGCGACACGGCTGGTACGCGCGCGAGATCGCCCTGAACGCCCTGGCCCTGGCGTCGGTCGTGACGGGCGTCCTGCTGATGGGTACCTCCTGGTGGGTGCTGCTCCTCGCCCCGGTGCTCGCCGTGCTCTCCACGCGCACCGCGTTCATAGGTCACGACGCCGGTCACTCCCAGATCACCGGCGACAAGTCCGTCAGCCGCCTCATCGGACTGATCCACGGCAACCTTCTCCTCGGCATGAGCTATGCGTGGTGGAACGACAAGCACAACCGTCACCACGCCAACCCCAACCACATCGACAAGGACCCCGACGTCGCCGCCGACGTCCTGGTCTTCACCAGTGAGCAGGCGAGGGAACGGGTGGGCTTCCGACGCTGGCTCACCCGCAACCAGGCCTGGCTGTTCTTCCCGCTCACCCTCCTCGAAGGCATTGCCCTCAAGGTGTCCGGCTTCCAGGACCTGCGCCGTCAGCCGCCGCGCGAACGGACGGTGGAGGCCCTGCTCCTGGTCTCGCACGTCATCGGCTACGCCTGCCTGCTGCTCGTCTCCATGTCCCCCGGCAAGGCCCTCGCCTTCGCCGCCGTCCATCAGGCACTCTTCGGTCTCCACCTGGGCCTGTCCTTCGCACCCAACCACAAGGGCATGGAAATGCCCGACCCCGACGCCACACGCTTGGGCCACCTGCGCCGACAGGTCCTCACCTCGCGCAACGTCCGGGGCGGTCCGCTGACCGACTGGTTCCTCGGCGGACTCAACTACCAGATCGAGCACCATCTGTTCCCGAGCATGCCCCGCCCCCACTTGCGCCTCGCCCAGCCCCTGGTACGCGCCCACTGCCGCGAAACGGGTATCTCCTACGTGGAGGCCGGGCTCGTCGACTCCTACCGGCAGGCCCTGCGCCACATGCGCGAGGTGGGCGAGCCTCTGCGGAGCCAGTACCCATGA